The window GGAATACTATGTGCTGTGTTTGCTACAccataaaatctgacaagctaacttcacttaaaataaaactgagaaactgactgccttgaaaaaaaagtaagtaaatctaactattaatcttaatttaaacgcactttatatctaattgttaagtttacttaatttctttaaaacatttttaggacttttacagtttacattcgGCACTGCTCAcctcatctatttatttatttagttacttATTTAATAacccagtgttttatttattatgatgtcattatttaaccctttgaaacctgagcaaactggtttgagttctttcaaaaacatgggaagaaggcaactaGCAACCTAATGACTTTACAACACgacaagaaattggtaaaaggttacacggaaattacttgaaaataagctacaacaaaaaaaggaaagtaaaaaacaaacaagagaattACCCAAAACgctgttttctggacatttttccatagttttttGGGATAGTTTtctatgatttgtttttattaattgtcTCCCCCTTTTTagaaactaattttcaggtcatttgctTTGCcaccttttttccattttttgtgcaaattgtgggacatttcttgccaagttggtcattgtcttCCCCCCATGTTTAAAGAAACTGAGTAACATTTACTCAATTTTGTagagttgttgcaacttaaaaatgacaagtttaattaaaacagtATTTCTATGTTTTAGCACCTTCAGTTAACCTGTAATCTGCTGGTTGCATATTAGtcaatcatatttatatattcctaaacatgttcaaaaaacagagCTCGCGGATCTGCTAACCTCAGCAttggaaacattttctttttgatgatCAAGTTCAGTCAGACTAACCTGGTTTACTTAAGtcgctaacacttagaaagaacaaggtaatttcacttttaatttttaaattgcaacaacttcacaaaaattaagtaaacacagctaaatttcaagaaaaCTTAGCACTTAGATCAACAGTAAACATacattaagatttatagttatatttaccttACTTTTTCAGGGCAATCGGTCTCTGTTATTATTTGAAGTCAGATCAACATGTCAGATTTGACAGTGTAGCTAGGGATGACAGATGTCTATAAATGTGgcataatgataaaaaaggcCGTACAGACTGTGTCATCAGCTCAGTCCAGCATCAGACTTGACTCACTGAGTAAGATGATATATATTCTTTGGGCGGCGTTTCCATCTGAATCTGATCCGGCTGGCTCGGCTCTCTGTCATCAAATTCATCATCGTATCTGACATCATAGAGCAGGTCGGGGTCCATGCGGAGCGGAGTCTCTGGGAGCTTTCCCGGAGCTGCAGTCTCCTCCTGGGTGGTCTCTGTGTGCTTCAGGGGGTACTGGCTGGTGGTCTGGGAGATCAGCTGTTCCtcatctgatttttaaaaatgtgaggaAGTTGACACACCAAACTGGACTGCTATAGATTACCTGCATAATGATAATGAggataattaaaaacacaatgttttcatACCTTTTCTAGGATTTGGTGGATCTGTGACAACCACGTCGTTCTCCCGGGGAACCCTGAAGATCTCACTGTGTCCGATGGGGTAGATGTTGGTGAACTGAGCCAGCTTCTGGAAATCTGGGCTCATCAGTATTTTCACCTCACACATGTCAGGCTGCTGGACCTGAATGATACAAACAAAAAGGGTGTGAAATCAGTATTCCAAATCATGTTTTACACAATACAGTATTACTGTATTTGATCAGTTCTGAAAAGCTATCATATGTTCTCAGGTAAGAAAACAAAGGTGTTCTCTGGATGTATCCTCTCCAATTGTCGTAAGAGATATTTACCTCTTTGCCTTCCATCTCTATGACTTCACTGAACACCTGCAGGGCCACCACCTCCTCTGAGTCGCTGTACAGCCGGTTCTGGCTCACCATCACCCGGGTGACAGTGGACACCAAGTCCCCAGATTCAAACTCACTGCTCCCATTGATGCTGTCTACTGGAAAAATATGATTCATTTACATGACATTTCTTCTACAATTTAAGGACGTGCTGTCAGTTCACGCTCCCCTTATAGATATAAACGTCTCATTGTAAGGTAACGAACACCAAATGATTCTTATATTAAGgcgattatacactaaagacaACAaacttattgtattatattcaatttctgccaactCATCCCCGTAAATTCTAcgcactggacctttaaatatcAAGTCACTTCTCAAGTAAAATCCCAAACCATAATTGCTTTTTAATGACCTAACATTGTAAATTAAATGCGTTCGACAATTTGAAGACATCccatatttattgtaaaaataattcatttctaACAGGCAAAAAAATTTACTTTCTCATGGGTTACATTACTACTTTCTTCCGTAATGATTTAGTACATAAATGAATTGCTCCTAACTGGTGAACACCGAAGTAATGTGAGGGAAAACTCACAGAGAAGTGCCTGACAGTTGAACCTGGTGACCCCCGACAGCTCTACTGGGATGTCATTGACCAGCACCTGCTCTTCGCCCACCGATATGTTTAAATTGatctgaaaggaaaaaaataacaacattaagGTTTGGCTGATTTGTTGAGCTACCTCAGTACCTTgataagccaatttgcttataCAGTTGATTCTCAACCAGGAGTCTGGGAAACTCGAGGGGTCCTTGAGGGAGTCCCAGTGGGCTCCCATAAAAATGGGGaatatttaacatatatttcAGGGTTAGAAGTTAGCATCAGCCAAATGCTCATAAATATGCAAGCAGCTGCTaaatttgcttcactcaccaggctaaaaaaacaaacaaacaaaaaaccaaacaaacaagcaaaaatgatGGTAGTCTATtgagtggctgctagattttaGAATCTACCAGacattttttgaccaaataccccTTTATCACtattgcaacaatattttaGGGCTGACTGCTGGTGTTTCTACTAAATGTTTACACAAtcagatttttgataaatgatcACAAGTAACATACATATAATGCCTAAGTGGACAAAACAGTCtgattcagaaaattacatcactttactgtattttagcatttaaacaaagaaaagacaatagCTACaaattacaatatccaaaatctaagacgaCAACTTATCTTATATCACGATATCGGTGTAATATCGAGATATAGCCCAGCCTTAAAAACCACTGATTTAGTAAATTGGCTTTTAGTTTTTACCTGCAAGTTGTTGGACCCCTGCAACTGTGTGTCCGCCAGTGTCCCCGCTGTGACGTTAATCAAGATGTTTTCCTATGGAGATCAATGtttaaaagattaaagaaaacacagaataacaACATGACTGCCAGTCATACCTAGCCTACGCTCGGTAAGCTAACGCTATGCTATCATTATCAGGTTAGCTTAATATTTACTGTGGCTGACATCTCACCGTGTTCAGCTGCCTCTGCGCCGACTCTGTGCGCGTTACTGAAGCAAAAAGGAGACATATAACACAAAGTGCTGCACCTGCCGTTCCCATTTTGTGAGGACTTTACTTTCCAGTAGCAGGAGAgctaacacaaaaacattgagAAAGACATGTAAACTGCGCACGCGCATGGAATTTCCAAATCCTCTTCTCGCGAGATCAGTATAGTCAGCATGGCGGTGCTCCTTGAAACGACGCTTGGCGATATTGTTATTGACTTGTTCACAGAAGAAAGACCGAAAAGTAAGAAAACTGATGCATTTGCACATAACGACAGCACATTTGACGAACTATTTGTCGAGTTGAGAAAGCCACAAACAAGCTGGAGCACAGAATAACAGGTTGCTAGCTAAGGCTGTTAGCTTGTTTGCGTCTTagtcatttgattattttacgTAGAGATTTAACGTTGAATGGGCAACAACTGGAATAAAGCGACACGCGCGTAATTTGGCCTTAATTTATGTACGCTAAACAGACGTGAAGTGTTATTGAGGGTTTGCTAATGTTTAAGTTAAGTGCTGTCTGTTTAACCACCGTGCCCTTGTGTTTGCAGCTTGCCTGAACTTTCTGAAACTATGCAAGATAAAATACTACAACTACTGCCTCATCCACAATGTCCAGGTAAAACTCAGTGCTTGCTTGTAAACTTCTCTAACTACACTTTTATTCAGTCTCAGCTGACCTAAATGAGTCTTTACTCAATACACCTGAAGAGGGCGATATAGTTGGAGGccagtttttaaaagtttactttttagGTCAGTGGAATAAATTAAGCTAACTTTCTGAGGTCATGGTCACCTGCAAAATGAGTTTACACGTACTGACCAGAAAGACACTCAAAATGATAACAAAAGGCCCTTTTGCACCATCATTGAATGGGCTCTGCTCTGCTTTCTGCACCTACTTtcaaaccccaaaataaattGGTCTGGGACCTAAAAAGTTGGCTCCTCGCTGgaaccaaaaacagcagctcTTTCTTTGACATGTAATGTGAATCATCAGCGAATGTGTCATGTTTGTGCAATAAAGGTTAGAAAGACAGAATTAAGAAGGCAACATTAAAGACATAAAGTAAGAAGTTATTGGGGAAAAAGTGTGTAGTTGTCGCATTAATAGATGGTCaccacatgttgttttttttaaaataaaagtatatttgtaataacataataaaatttcACAGGTAAACATTTCAGTCCACCATATTGATAGTGCTGTTTACTTCTGTGATGCATTTGGCAATGCCCTGTGTTGATTATGATCAAAACTGGCAGAAAAGTGTGCCAGTTTGCTTGATAATACCAACGTTTCAAGAGTCCTGAACTGAACCAGCTCAAGAACCAGAGCTTATTTGGTgggaaaagagacacaaaaagacaaggGTTGGCAGATTATCGGTCTGGCTGAATACCAGGGCcagtatttggcattttgcagattatctgtatctgcattttattttaatcattgcTAGTCAAactaattaatgaaaaagtgtgtattACCTTCAGTCAGCACCAGGGAAGGCAGGCTGCAATACATGCAGAGAaagttttttacatgttcaaaaaaaataaaaaatcaaataaaaaaaagtctcaacatgggaggaacttttactttgtaaaacctcagggatatatttgtcttcatgttttaatttaaattttagtaAACTctataaaaaagttgctgggaacgaactgtatgtgatgttgaaagGTTCCAGTTTGATCAAACTTTTGCTGAagtcatttaaacaaagttttgtgttgaagtttgtCATATTCTGAAttcaaaatttccaaaaatattttcatttttattgtaaatgtatattggTTCCAagtatcagttatcagtctcattgaGAACTGACAATCAGTATCGTTATCAGCCCTGAAGAACCAATGTCAGTCAACCCAAACATAAAGACCGACAAGACATGCAAAGGAGCTGCAAAGCGATAATAACtacagaaaaaagggccaaaacaatcacaaagagacacaaaacaaacaggaaaaaagacaaaaaaaaacttcaaggAGGCAAAACACTGCAAGGAGACACAGAACTACCACAAGGACAAACACAATtacaacagagacaaaacacaaaaagatgcacaatgactgcaaaaacacacaaagcaacaaaacaagagacacagagaaaaaaaatcaattaattttcatCTTAATTTGCTAAGTAGTTATCCAATAAAAGTAGtggaagaaaaagtacaaatttccctctgaagtgtcgTGAGGTAGAATTGAAAATTGGCCTGAGATTAAGATATTTAAGTAACCTCATATTTGTagtaaagtacagtacttgagtaaatgtattgaGTATAGGAGTTTTTGTTTACccctgaaatttaataatccagGCATTAAAATTTTCTCTAAAACATTATCTACATTTGATTACATGGTattagtgcatttttaaaatgttcctcagaTATAAAACTTTTCCTTCTGTTGGACAACACTTTGTGGACTGTGaaagtgtgatgtttttctcttaaattggTACAAGTGCTCTGGACCACTCGAAAAATTTACTTTTACCtaagagaaaagtaaaaataagaaaatattggtGAATCACAAAAATCTGTGGGTAatcaaaaaataagaacaaatcctggatatAAGCAAACATTCAATGCCTGCAACACTCCATATTTcaatattgtaaaaacacagTTGCATCTGATATTATGGTGACAATGGGAGTCAAGTAAGCTAAATTGTTAATTGCAGAACAACCACAGTAATAATCAGCAGTCATGCAGTTTTACACatcatttcaaattaaacagAGATTCATGTCTGCAAACACAGTTACTTTTGGCCTGTGTAGAAGCTGCATCGGCCTTACAATAAGTGTCTTTTATACACAAgttatttactctttttttgtgagaaGTGATGGCAAGTCTTTCCCGCCACATAGTGCCTACGACTTGGATTGATTTTGAATGACAGCAGGGTAGATttctaaatattgttttgtctATCATCTCCCCTCATAAtcttattattaaaaaaatttacattaaaaatctgtTCCAGTGTAAGATCTTTAAACAtatgaacatttgtttttgggttgttttttttgtaatttaactgtgataaatacataaagtaaacacagcagcagacagtaTTGTctcaaaaagtgacatgaacAGTGTCTTCTGGTAAAAATCAGGCTCTTGTGAACATGCTGTGGTCTCCCAATTTATCTGTCCTGCTGGACATCATGTTCGTCAGCAGTAACACTGTTGGTCTTCTCCTCAGAGAGACTTCATTGTGCAGACTGGAGATCCCACTGGGACGGGGCGTGGTGGGGAATCTGTCTATAGGTTGGTCATCTTTATCACcactgttgactttttttgacaccGCAAGTTGAACGCTGTGACTAATTttctctcgtgtgtgtgtgtttgtgattagCAAACTGTACGGAGACCAGGCCCGCTTTTTTGACGCAGAGAAAACGCCACGCATCAAACACCGGAAGAAGGGGATGGTGTCCATGGTGAACAATGGAAACGAGCAGCATGGTTCACAGGTGACCTGCTCCACGTTTGTACCAGTAGCAGTCCATTCTGATAGACATTTCTACCTGACAGATTAAAGTACTCCACATTTATACAGGTAGTAGTCCATTCTGATAGTATTGTTGAgggtttttcttgttttgtaccACTGGGCCTGGAAAAAATGGAAGGGGAAACACTGtattggtccttgaaaagtcatgaaattttctTCCATGAAATTTTGTGGGAGCCCCGAAGAGACAAAATGCTTTATACTAGTTTAATAGTTTTACTTGATCAGccaagttaaaaatattttgtatatatatatattgtattgtcGTTGAAGAAACCCTTTtgatataaaatagaaatagtaatattttacatttgcaaagtttctattatgttatatttaccCATGGATTCTCCAGCATAAATCATCTCAAATCTGTAGAATCTTCCTTCAGGATCTGGTGtgcataatttgtttttcttgtcctcAGTTTCTGATTACCACAGGTGAGAACTTGGACTACCTGAATGGAGTCCATACTGTGTTTGGGGAAGTGACAGAAGGCATGGACATCTTGGCCAAGATCAACGAGAC is drawn from Plectropomus leopardus isolate mb chromosome 16, YSFRI_Pleo_2.0, whole genome shotgun sequence and contains these coding sequences:
- the ginm1 gene encoding glycoprotein integral membrane protein 1 isoform X2 — encoded protein: MGTAGAALCVICLLFASVTRTESAQRQLNTENILINVTAGTLADTQLQGSNNLQINLNISVGEEQVLVNDIPVELSGVTRFNCQALLYSINGSSEFESGDLVSTVTRVMVSQNRLYSDSEEVVALQVFSEVIEMEGKEVQQPDMCEVKILMSPDFQKLAQFTNIYPIGHSEIFRVPRENDVVVTDPPNPRKDEEQLISQTTSQYPLKHTETTQEETAAPGKLPETPLRMDPDLLYDVRYDDEFDDREPSQPDQIQMETPPKEYISSYSAMCQWVEKVRDRLRRFSSESLPLFFLVMWVVVIGVVGSAVIVKILDMFFPTCEHKHIFHLNPVTLMPEDEKHTLLENVEIEAEEEDEEEKKP
- the ginm1 gene encoding glycoprotein integral membrane protein 1 isoform X1, with translation MGTAGAALCVICLLFASVTRTESAQRQLNTENILINVTAGTLADTQLQGSNNLQINLNISVGEEQVLVNDIPVELSGVTRFNCQALLLDSINGSSEFESGDLVSTVTRVMVSQNRLYSDSEEVVALQVFSEVIEMEGKEVQQPDMCEVKILMSPDFQKLAQFTNIYPIGHSEIFRVPRENDVVVTDPPNPRKDEEQLISQTTSQYPLKHTETTQEETAAPGKLPETPLRMDPDLLYDVRYDDEFDDREPSQPDQIQMETPPKEYISSYSAMCQWVEKVRDRLRRFSSESLPLFFLVMWVVVIGVVGSAVIVKILDMFFPTCEHKHIFHLNPVTLMPEDEKHTLLENVEIEAEEEDEEEKKP